In Streptomyces sp. NBC_00569, a single genomic region encodes these proteins:
- a CDS encoding IS701 family transposase — MDRTFDDSAPTTGAAPAPPVHRLFAHLPRADQRRWAEVYVKGLLATPGKKSLRRMAASVTPSPTASQSLQQFVNVSPWEWRPVRAELTRWVAGHTPVRAWTVAPVVIPKRGSLAAGVHRRFVPGLGRTVNCQLALGAFLTSGLGDVSVDWQLYLPREWTADSRLREQARIPGSTGYTDAAGLCLALLDRLARTTTRRAPVVIDPEGHLDAEALVGGLEARGHDWIVAVPDALRLALAPDQSTAPRPPLETVRTLVRRHASPRTAARTECGSPRLGALSTLVPLPGGDRPCLLVGEWTSSSVRPDRTWLTNLHPDRHFQAGALIAERAAARAGAAETELGLHDFAGRSYAGWHRHATLVSAASAQRRLGHGGCPHATHRSTAP; from the coding sequence ATGGACCGGACGTTCGACGACAGCGCACCCACCACCGGCGCGGCCCCCGCGCCGCCCGTGCACCGCCTCTTCGCCCACCTGCCGCGCGCCGACCAGCGCCGGTGGGCCGAGGTCTATGTGAAGGGGCTGCTCGCCACCCCGGGCAAGAAGTCGCTGCGGCGGATGGCGGCCTCCGTCACCCCGTCCCCGACGGCATCGCAGTCGCTCCAGCAGTTCGTCAACGTCAGCCCCTGGGAATGGCGTCCGGTCCGCGCCGAGCTCACCCGCTGGGTCGCCGGACACACACCGGTGCGCGCCTGGACCGTGGCCCCCGTGGTGATACCCAAGCGCGGCAGCCTCGCCGCCGGGGTCCACCGGCGCTTCGTGCCCGGCCTCGGACGCACCGTCAACTGCCAGCTGGCACTGGGCGCGTTCCTGACCTCCGGGCTCGGCGACGTCTCCGTGGACTGGCAGCTCTACCTGCCGCGCGAATGGACCGCGGACAGCCGGCTGCGCGAGCAGGCCCGCATCCCCGGCTCCACCGGCTACACCGACGCCGCCGGGCTCTGCCTCGCGCTGCTCGACCGGCTCGCGCGGACCACCACCCGCCGGGCGCCCGTCGTCATCGACCCCGAAGGCCACCTGGATGCCGAAGCACTCGTCGGGGGCCTGGAGGCACGCGGCCACGACTGGATCGTCGCCGTGCCCGACGCCCTCCGCCTCGCCCTCGCGCCCGACCAGAGCACCGCCCCCCGGCCGCCGCTCGAGACCGTACGCACCCTGGTCCGCCGGCACGCGTCACCGCGTACCGCCGCCCGGACGGAGTGCGGCAGTCCGCGCCTCGGCGCGCTGTCCACGCTGGTGCCGCTGCCCGGCGGCGACCGGCCCTGCCTGCTCGTCGGGGAATGGACATCGTCGTCCGTCCGGCCCGACCGGACCTGGCTGACCAACCTGCACCCCGACCGCCACTTCCAGGCGGGCGCGCTCATCGCGGAGCGCGCCGCCGCACGGGCCGGAGCAGCCGAGACCGAGCTCGGACTGCACGACTTCGCCGGCCGCTCCTACGCCGGCTGGCACCGCCACGCGACGCTGGTCTCCGCCGCGTCCGCGCAGCGCAGGCTCGGCCACGGCGGGTGTCCGCACGCCACGCACCGCAGCACCGCACCGTAG
- a CDS encoding LysR family transcriptional regulator: MERQEIEIFLTLAEELHFGRTAERVGVSQSRVSQTIARVERRIGAKLFERSSRRVTMTAIGEQLRDGIGPAQRRIEEEIAKATAAGRGITGTLRIGFSGAFTGHLLHSVAAVFARRHPGVDVQIRQVQISDPYGPLRAGDIDLQVTELPVAEADLTTGPVLLSQPRVLLMPSTHPFARRETLSVEDLAEATLLTVTRPVPAHWLDHHFPRQTPSGRPIPHGQAITHWEDALSLVLAGKGVTPVAAAGVRYYARPGLVFRPFSDAPRIEYAFIWPTDHETGRLRAFVGAALEHVRSLGGPTRALETLWESEGGA, from the coding sequence ATGGAACGCCAGGAGATCGAGATCTTTCTGACGCTGGCGGAGGAACTGCACTTCGGCCGGACCGCCGAACGCGTGGGTGTCTCGCAGAGCCGTGTCAGCCAGACCATCGCGCGCGTCGAGCGCCGCATCGGCGCGAAGCTGTTCGAGCGCAGCAGCCGCCGCGTGACGATGACGGCCATCGGGGAGCAGCTGAGGGACGGGATCGGCCCTGCTCAGCGCCGTATCGAGGAGGAGATCGCCAAAGCCACGGCGGCCGGCCGGGGGATCACCGGCACGCTGCGGATCGGCTTCTCGGGGGCGTTCACCGGTCATCTGCTGCACAGCGTCGCCGCGGTGTTCGCGCGCCGTCACCCGGGCGTGGACGTGCAGATCCGCCAGGTGCAGATATCCGACCCGTACGGGCCGCTGCGCGCCGGGGACATCGATCTTCAGGTCACCGAACTCCCGGTGGCGGAGGCCGATTTGACGACGGGTCCGGTGCTGCTGTCGCAGCCGCGGGTGCTCCTGATGCCGTCCACGCACCCGTTCGCGCGGCGCGAGACGCTGAGCGTGGAGGATCTGGCGGAGGCGACGCTGCTGACGGTGACGAGGCCGGTGCCGGCCCACTGGCTGGACCATCACTTCCCGCGGCAGACGCCGTCGGGGCGGCCCATTCCGCACGGCCAGGCGATCACGCACTGGGAGGACGCGCTGTCGCTGGTCCTCGCGGGCAAGGGGGTGACGCCGGTCGCGGCCGCGGGTGTGCGGTACTACGCGCGCCCCGGCCTGGTGTTCCGGCCGTTCAGTGATGCCCCCCGCATCGAGTACGCGTTCATCTGGCCCACCGACCACGAGACGGGCCGGCTGCGGGCGTTCGTGGGTGCCGCGCTGGAGCATGTGCGCTCGCTGGGCGGGCCCACCAGGGCGCTGGAGACCCTGTGGGAGTCCGAGGGCGGCGCCTGA
- a CDS encoding MFS transporter yields the protein MAVTESSPPTGPLIETGVLAPPPPVADVGPADSSFSTRGWLVLITLCCATFMCGLDFSIVTVALPDIGSSLGFSSPGTLQWVATASLLPSASLLPLFARVADLVGRKKLFTFGVALFTLFSLGAALANSPGVLIATRVGQGTAAAMIAPAAIALMTGYFPEGPQRARALGLNGAVMSLGFVLGALGGGVITSGFSWRWTMVVLCVMGAVALAGALALPVMRESASAKRMDIPGAVLATLGLFGLVFGISTGGDKGWVRADSLGSIVAGLVLLGVFLLVERRHPEPLIPLSVLGRPTVKWSGLFGVVTFGMCAGTTVLLSLYMQDVLGFTPLQAGLSYLGEGAAAMLGGMYVSKLLGRFGGERVLAAGLLIQGAGTVAMFTLPQSGSIAPLIITSSVMGLGHVFSVVSFITVMTTGVSEEDQGVVGGLSQLPQYVAAIGVAGLSAIAAARTNALSGGAGPDAAATLGGLHAGMVTAGVVALVGAGLAATVLRKRA from the coding sequence ATGGCTGTCACCGAGTCCTCTCCCCCCACCGGTCCCCTCATCGAGACCGGTGTCCTCGCCCCGCCACCTCCGGTCGCCGACGTGGGCCCCGCCGACAGCTCGTTCAGCACGCGGGGCTGGCTCGTCCTGATCACCCTGTGCTGCGCGACGTTCATGTGCGGCCTGGACTTCTCCATCGTCACCGTCGCCCTGCCCGACATCGGCAGCAGCCTCGGCTTCTCCTCGCCCGGCACGCTCCAGTGGGTCGCCACCGCGAGCCTGCTGCCCTCCGCGAGCCTGCTGCCGCTGTTCGCCCGCGTCGCCGACCTCGTGGGGCGCAAGAAGCTCTTCACGTTCGGCGTGGCCCTGTTCACCCTGTTCTCGCTGGGCGCCGCACTCGCCAACAGCCCCGGCGTCCTGATCGCCACCCGCGTCGGCCAGGGCACGGCCGCCGCGATGATCGCCCCCGCCGCCATCGCCCTGATGACGGGCTACTTCCCCGAGGGCCCGCAGCGCGCCCGCGCCCTGGGCCTCAACGGCGCCGTCATGTCGCTCGGCTTCGTGCTCGGCGCACTCGGCGGCGGCGTCATCACCAGCGGCTTCAGCTGGCGCTGGACGATGGTCGTGCTGTGCGTCATGGGCGCCGTCGCCCTGGCCGGCGCGCTCGCGCTGCCCGTGATGCGGGAGTCCGCGTCCGCCAAGCGCATGGACATCCCCGGCGCGGTCCTCGCCACGCTCGGCCTGTTCGGTCTCGTCTTCGGCATCTCCACCGGCGGCGACAAGGGCTGGGTCCGCGCGGACTCGCTCGGCTCCATCGTCGCCGGCCTCGTCCTGCTCGGCGTGTTCCTCCTGGTCGAGCGGCGCCACCCCGAGCCGCTGATCCCGCTCAGCGTCCTGGGCCGCCCCACCGTCAAGTGGTCCGGCCTGTTCGGTGTCGTCACCTTCGGCATGTGCGCCGGCACGACCGTGCTGCTCAGCCTCTACATGCAGGACGTCCTCGGCTTCACCCCGCTCCAGGCCGGTCTGAGCTACCTCGGTGAGGGCGCGGCCGCGATGCTCGGCGGCATGTACGTCTCCAAGCTGCTCGGCCGGTTCGGCGGCGAGCGGGTCCTCGCGGCCGGCCTGCTGATCCAGGGCGCCGGCACCGTCGCCATGTTCACCCTGCCGCAGAGCGGCAGCATCGCGCCGCTCATCATCACGTCCTCGGTCATGGGCCTCGGCCACGTCTTCAGCGTCGTCTCCTTCATCACCGTGATGACGACGGGCGTCAGCGAGGAGGACCAGGGCGTCGTCGGCGGCCTGTCGCAGCTCCCGCAGTACGTCGCCGCGATCGGCGTCGCCGGTCTCAGCGCGATCGCGGCCGCCCGCACGAACGCCCTCTCGGGCGGGGCGGGTCCTGACGCGGCCGCCACGCTCGGGGGGCTGCACGCCGGCATGGTCACCGCGGGTGTCGTCGCCCTGGTGGGTGCGGGTCTTGCGGCGACCGTGCTGCGCAAGCGCGCCTAG
- a CDS encoding AfsR/SARP family transcriptional regulator, producing the protein MEFRLLGPIDVSEQGRDITPTAPKQRQVLALLLARANRRVSVPTLLNEVWGYEPPRTATTALQTYIGSLRKTFATATGTTARHIAEHRLVTDGNGYVLKLADTEWDRPRFERLVLQARGLMEEREAQRATEVLGEALAMWRGAPFCNVKAGSQLTTQSRVLNEAHLAACEVRVDALLSAGRFQEAVGDAVALVEEHPYHENVHAQLMRALYASGRRAAALEVYQSLRRRMSDDLGITPSPTTRTLHHAMLQDRPDQRYLSAAGAVR; encoded by the coding sequence GTGGAGTTCCGTCTCCTTGGTCCGATCGACGTATCCGAGCAGGGGCGCGACATCACGCCCACCGCACCCAAACAACGGCAGGTGCTCGCCCTGCTCCTGGCCAGAGCCAACCGCCGGGTGTCCGTACCGACCCTGCTCAACGAGGTGTGGGGCTACGAGCCGCCCCGCACCGCCACCACCGCGCTGCAGACCTACATAGGGTCCCTGCGCAAGACGTTCGCCACCGCGACCGGCACCACCGCGCGCCACATCGCCGAACACCGCCTCGTCACCGACGGGAACGGCTACGTCCTGAAGCTCGCCGACACCGAATGGGACCGGCCCCGCTTCGAGCGGCTGGTCCTCCAGGCGCGCGGCCTGATGGAGGAGCGCGAGGCACAGCGCGCCACCGAGGTACTCGGCGAGGCCCTCGCCATGTGGCGCGGCGCACCGTTCTGCAACGTCAAGGCGGGCAGCCAACTCACCACCCAGTCAAGGGTGTTGAACGAGGCTCATCTCGCGGCCTGCGAGGTGCGGGTCGACGCGCTGCTGTCGGCCGGGCGGTTCCAGGAGGCCGTGGGTGACGCCGTCGCCCTCGTCGAGGAGCACCCGTACCACGAGAACGTGCACGCCCAGCTGATGCGCGCCCTGTACGCGTCCGGCCGCCGGGCCGCCGCGCTCGAGGTCTACCAGTCGCTGCGCCGCCGCATGAGCGACGACCTCGGCATCACGCCGTCGCCCACCACCAGGACCCTGCACCACGCGATGCTCCAGGACCGCCCCGACCAGCGCTATCTGTCCGCCGCGGGAGCCGTCCGCTGA